GCCTCGGACAGCGCGCGTGCGGTGTCCATTATCTCAGGTCCCGGGACCTGCTGGCACGCCGGGCGCGTCGGCGGGGCCGACGGGGCCTCTCGGGCAGTCCGATCCCGGCGCCGAACCGGCCGGTCGCGACCCCCACCATCGCCACCGCCACGACGAGCGCGGCGAGCAGCAGCAGGACCACCATCGGCGAGACGGCGCTCATGGACGCAGGGCCGTCTCCTCGTCGGCCGCGCCCACGCCGAGCGCCGCGCCGTCGGCCGCCTGCTCCTCGGCCTCCTCGCTGCGCATCGCCTCGCGCAGCGCGGCGAGGGCCTCCTCGGCGCTGTCCACGACGCGGACCAGGTCGAGGTCGGAGGCGTTGACCATGCCGCGCGCCACGGCGGCGGAGCGCATCCAGTCCAGCAGCCCCTGCCAGTAGTCGCGGCCCACGAGGATCACGGGGAACAGGTCGATCTTGTGGGTCTGCATGAGGCACAGCGCCTCGAACAGCTCGTCGAAGGTGCCGAAGCCGCCGGGCATGACCACGAAGCCGCTGGAGTACTTCACGAACATGGTCTTGCGGGCGAAGAAGTAGCGGAAGTCGACGCCGAGGTCGACGTAGGGGTTCATGCCCTGCTCGTGCGGCAGCTCGATGCCGAGGCCCACGGACACGCCGCCGGCCTCCTGGGCGCCGCGGTTGCCGGCCTCCATGATCCCCGGGCCGCCGCCGGTGATCACCGCGTACCCGGCGCGGGCGATGCCGGCGGCGATCTCGCGGGCGCACTGGTAGTCGGGGTCGGTCTCGGGCAGGCGGGCGGAGCCGAAGATGGAGATGGCCGGGCCGAGCTCGGCCAGGGCCCCGAAGCCCTCGACGAACTCCGACTGGATGCGCAGCACCCGCCACGGGTCCGAGTGCACCCACGCGCCGGTGCCGGCCCCCTCCAGGAGGCGCTGGTCTGTGGTGCGGTCGGGGCGGAGGGCCCCGCGCAGCGTGACAGGTCCCTTGCGGTGGTGCTCGCGTTCCTCTGGCGTCATGGGGCAGATCGTAACGGCCCCGGGTGACGGCTCAGGTGAACACCGGTGATCGCAGCCTTCGCGGGCGCTCCCCCGGCTCAGGCGGTGAGGAAGCGGCGCAGCCCTTCGAGCGCGGTCCGCAGGTCCGCGAGCGGCACGTGCTCGTCGTCGGTGTGGGCGAGCAGCGGGTCGCCGGGGCCGAAGTTCACCGCCGGGGTGCCGAGCGCGGAGAAGCGGGCCACGTCGGTCCAGCCCTGCTTCGCGGCGACGGTGACCTCGTCCCCGAGCGCGGCGAGGAACTCGCGGGCAGCGGGGGTGTCCAGGCCCGGCAGTGCGCCGGGCGCGGAGTCGGTCACCTCGATCTCGAGGTCGAGGCCCGCGAGCACCTCGCGCACGTGCGCCTCGGCCTGCGCCTCGGTGGTGTCCGGGGCGAAGCGGTAGTTCAGGGTGGCGCTCGCGCGGTCGGGGATCACGTTGCCGGCGATGCCGCCGGAGATCGCGACGGCGTTGAAGCACTCGCGGTACTCGAGCCCGTCGATCACGGCGCGGCGCGCCTCGTAGGCGGAAAGGCGCTCGAGCACCGGGGCGAGGTGGTGGATCGCGTTGTCCCCCACCCAGTCGCGGGCGGAGTGGGCGGCGATGCCGCGGGCGGTGACCTCGAGCTTCATGGTGCCCTTGCAACCGCCCTCGACCCCGGCGGAGGTGGGCTCGCCGAGGATCGCGAAGTCGGCCTCGAGCAGCTCGGGCCGCTCGGCGGCGAGGCGGGTGAGGGAGTTGTCCGCCGCGGCGACCTCCTCGTGGTCGTAGAAGATCCAGGTGAGGTCCATGGGGGCGGCGTCGGCCTCGACGGCGAGCTTGAGCAGCACGGCGACCCCGCCCTTCATGTCACAGGTGCCGCGGCCCACGAGCTCCTCGCGGCCCTCGTGGGTGCGGCGGGAGGAGGGGAGGTTGTCGGCGACGGGGACGGTGTCGAGGTGGCCGGCGAGCAGCACCCGGCGGTCCAGGCCGCGCGCGGTGCGGGCGATGACGGTGTCGCCGTCGCGCAGCACCTCCAGGTGCGGGGCGTGCGCGCGCAGGGTCTGCTCGACCGCGTCCGCGAGCGCCCTCTCGTTCCCGGAGACCGATTCGATGTCGACGATCGCGGCGGTGAGGTCGACGATGTCGGCCGACGGGTCCAGGGCGGGCGCAGCGTGGGAGGTCATGCCCGCCATCGTGCCACGACGGGGCGGGCGGTGCGGGAACCGGCCGACGGGGCATGGCAGGATCGTCAGGACCTCCGGGGCGGCGCAGGCCTCTGCGCGAGGACCGGGGCGACCCCCGGACCATGCGAGCCCCGGACCGTTCGAGCCCAGATCATGCCCACGCACGAGCACGAGGACCAGGACGACGACACGATGACCATGCCGCACGAGGACGATCCGACCGCACGGGCGCGCCGCGACGGCGAGACACTCGCCGCCACGCTCACCGAGGAGCAGCGCCGACGCGCCGCCGGCACAGCGGACCGCACGATCGCCGCGGACCGGCTCGCCGAGGAGCGGCTCGCGGTGCTGCAGGCAGGGCCGGAGCCGAGCGAGGAGGAGTACGCCTCCGCGCTCGCGGTCCTGGAGACCCATGCCACCCACCGCCGCTGGGACAGCATCACGCAGGGAGCGGAGTGCGGGGTCATCGCCATCGGCACCGTGTTCCTCGTCGCGGGCGGGCTCGGTCTGCTGCTGAGCTCGGACATCCTGCTCGGTGTCGGGGCGATCGCGCTGGTGGTCGCCACCTTCCTCCTCGGTGTGCAGTCCCTCGCCGGACGGCGCTCCCTCGCGTCGGCGCGCGAGGCGCTCGTGGACTGGGCGAGCGATCGCCCCGGGCAGTTCGCGCGCGGACTGCCCGTCGCCGGCATCCCCGCCACCGGCTCCGACGGACGCCTCGGCCTGCCCGTCGTGCTCGGGGCGACCCTCGGGCTCCTCGTGACGGCAATCGGGGTCGGGCTCGTGCTGGACGGCGGGAGCGCGGTGACCCTCGTGGTCGGCGGGGTCGTGCTCCTGGGCACGCTCGCTCTCCTTCTCGCGCGCCGACGGGCCGGCCGACGGGATCAGGCCCTCGCCTCCGCCCTGGAATGGCTGCCGACGTCGCTGAGCGATGAGGACGAAGACGACCCGGACGGTGAGGACGGGAACGTCGAAGACGGCGGGGAGGACGGACAGGACGCGCCCCGATGAGCAGGCCGGCTCTGCCGGCCGACCTCACTCCCCGGCCAGCGCGCCTCCGGCCCGGGCCAGGCGCACCGCGACCGCCTCGGCGTGGCGCAGCAGCTGCGGGGAGGTGCCGGGCTCGGCGGTGATCGCGGAGCCGGGCTGAGCGGTGGAGACGGGAACGCCCACCATGAGGCGCCGCTCGTAGACGGTGCCGTCCGCGCCGATCGGGGCGTACAGGCCGTCCACGGCGATGGAGCCGGTGAGCATGCGGTGCCGGGAGCCGCGGGAGGCCCAGTGGTCCTTCTGCACCTCGCCGCGCTCCCGCCAGGCGCCCAGCAGCGCGCTGCGGTAGGCGGTCAGGTCCACGCCCGGCAGGTGCGCCTCGAGCACCCCGTCGCAGTGGGCCACGAGACCCTCACCGCCGTGGACGGCGTAGCGGCCGGCCTCCTCGTCGATGTCGATGTGCATGCGGGGGCCGACGAAGCGCACGAGCCCCGCCTCCTCGAGGGCGAGCACCTGCCGGGCCCGCAGCACGGGCGGTCCGGAGGCCCAGGAGGCGAAGGCGTTGCGAAGGTGGCCGTCGATGTCCCGGCGCACCGACTCGGTGGTGTACGCGCCGAGGTCGGTGAGGCGGTTGACCTGGATGCGCAGCGCGATGAGCACACGGAAGGCGAGCACCCAGGCGGGGTCGGGGGCGGTGGCGGCCTCGAGCGCGCCGCGCAGCACGTCGCGGGTGCGGCGGTGGGCGTCCTGGCTCTCCCCGCCGCGCCGGCCGAAGGGGAACAGCAAGCGGATCAGCGCCTCGTCGGTGGCCATGTCCGCGTGGCCGGCGGCGCGCAGGGCGCGGCGCAGCTCGGCCAGCAGCAGCGGCATGACCTCCTTCTCGTGGTCCACGCCCGCCGAGCGCACGGCCAGCTCGAGCACGCGCTCGCTGGTGAGCACCTCGAGCGGGTAGGGGCGCAGCTGCTCGATGGGGAGGTCGGGCTTGGGGCGGTAGACCATCCCGGAGCGGGAGCCGACCACGAGCAGCGGCTCCCCGCCGCCGCGCACGTACCGCAGCCCCGAGGGTGCCGAGGGGTCGGGCTCGAAGCGGCCGCCCGCGACGGTGGTCAGCATCCCCACCGCGTCGTAGAAGTTCAGGCCCATCCCCTGCACGGCCACGGCCTCGCGCCCCAGGAGCGAGGCGTAGTCGACCTCGAGCGGGTTGGCGGGGCCGAGGTGGACGAGACCGTGGCGCTCGGCCGCGTCGGCCAGCTGCTGGGAGCGGGGGCTGAGCGCGGTGGCGAGGTGCCCGAGGGCGAGCGCGACCGCGTCGGCCCGCAGCACGCGCCCGTCGGAGAGCCGGACCCGCTGGGGCCCGTCGGCCGGACCCGTCACGTCCACCGCCTCGGCGGGGTGCAGCACGATCCGCAGCCGGGCCGGGTCCGCGTCGGCCATCGCGCTCTCGAGCACGTGGGCGAGGTAGCGGCCGTGGGCGGCGCGGGAGGCGTAGTCGGACGGGCCGAGACCCTCGCCGGCCAGGTGGTCGGCGAGGGTCTCGGTGCGCGGCACCGGCAGGGTCGCGTGGCACGACTCGTCCGGGTACATCGTGGTCTGGCAGGTGGTGGTGTTCATCAGCAGCACGTCCGGCTGGTCATGCCGCCACACCGCCCCGCCGAGCCCGACCTGCGGGTCGACGAGGTGCACCGTGAGCGCGCCGTCCCACGCCGCGGTGCGGGAGGCCGCCACCAGCCGCTCCACGATCGCGGTGCCCCGGGGCCCGGCCCCGATGACGACGACGGTGCGGACGGGGTCGGCGGCGTGGGTCATCCTCCCAGTATGGCGCGGCGGGTCAGGCCACCGTGACAGGCTCCTTCTGCCGCACGACGATCAGGGCGACCACGTAGCCGAGGATGCTGGCGAGGATTCCGAAGATCGCGTACGGGATCGGTGTGCCGATCAGGTGCGCGCCGGCGCAGCCGACGAGACCCGCGATCATCGAGCTGAGCGCCACCGCGGCGGGGGCCGGGGCGGACTTGCGGCGAAGCATCGCGGCGATCAGCGGGACGGCGAGGATCGAGGCCGAGTAGGCGTAGGTCGCCACCAGCCAGTCCAGCGCCCGCGGGAACACGATCGCGAGGGCTGCGGCGGCGAGGGTCACGATGACCGTTGCCCAGCGGGAGACGCTCACCATGGAGATCTTCGCCTGGCGCTGCTCGGACATGAAGTTGCGGCGCAGGTCGAAGACCATGTTCGCGACGACGGACTGCAGGGCGGAGCCGGTGGTGGACACGATGGTGGCCATGAGGAACGCGCCGTACAGAGCCAGCAGCCACGGCGGCAGCAGGGTGAGGAACCAGCCGGCCGCGCCCTCGCGCCCGTCCACGCCGAGATTCGGGTTCATGGAGCGGACGGCGAGGCCGATGGCCAGGGCGTAGAAGCCGGCGAAGATGATCATCGCGGCGCTGAAGTAGATGCCCACGCGGGCCTCCTTCGCGGTGCGTGCCGCGAAGATGCGCTGGTAGTACATCTGGTTGGTGAGGGTACCGGGCAGGATCGAGAAGGCCCACAGCAGGATGGTCATCGCGCCCGCCGCGCCGAAGCCCTCAGGGATGGAGATGATGTCCGAAGGCACGTTCGCGGCGATCTGGCCGAACCCGCCGGCCGTGTGGATCGCGTAGGCGCCGATGACGACCGAGATCACGATCATGAACACGCCGAACAAGAAGTCCGACCAAGCGACCGAGGCGAGGCCGCCGGGGAGGACGACCACCAGGCTGATCAGTGCCATGGCGAGGATCAGCGGAGTCTGCGGGATGCCGGTGACCTCGGAGAACAGGCCCGCGAAGGCGACGAACTGGGTGGCGAGCCAGCCGAAGGGCACCACGATCACGGCGATCGCGGCGAGCAGCAGCAGGAGCTTGCTGTTCCCGAAGCTGCGCCCGATGATCTCGGGGATCGTGGAGAACTTGGCCTTGTGGAGCCGGCCGGCGAAGGCGGCGATGGCGAGCATGCCGATCGCGACGAACAGCTCGTACCAGAAGACCGACAGGCCCCAGGCGTAGGAGATGCCGACGTGGGCGACGAGAACGCCGCCGCCGACGGCGGTCGCGTACTGGGTGAAGGCGATGACGTAGAGCGGGAGCTTGCGCCCGCCGACCATCCAGTCCTCGTCGGTGTTCTGCTTCTTGCCGATGTAGAAGGAGATCCCGGCGCCGATGGCCAGGATGATGAAGGCGAAGATCGCGATCAGGACGGTGGTGCCGATGTTGACGTTCATGCGGCACCGCCCTGCAGGCGCGCGACGTCGAACAGATCGATGGTGTCGGCGCTGGCGCCGTCGGTGACGTAGTCCGCGGCGATGGAGCCGAGCATGGGGGCCAGCTTGAAGCCCTGCCCGGACATGCCCACGGCCAGCGTGATGCGGGGGTCGAGCGACGAGGGACCCATGAGCGGGGCACCGTCGGGGCTGACGCCCTCGATCCAGCTCGACACGCGCAGCGCCGAGGGGTCCAGGCCCGGCAGGAGTCGCTCGACGGCGCGCTCGATGGCGCGCACGAACTCGGGCTCGATGAGGCGAGGGAGGTCCTCGGGCTCATCGAGCGGCAGCCAGGGAAGGTGGTGCGGGAGGATCTTCACCGCGACGCCGTCGACGGCGGGGAAGCAGGAGAAGCCCGCCTCATCGTGGCGGCGGATGGAGATGGGCATGCGGTCCGGGCTGTGCAGCGGCACGTCCTCCGCCGCGAACCAGCCGGCGACCAGTCGCGCGGGGTGGACCTGCTGGCGGGTGACCCCGGCCAACCTGTGCGCCCAGGGTCCGGTGGCGACGACGACCTTGTCGTACGCGACAGCGTCGTCCGCGGTGTCGACCATGATCCGCTCGGCGAGGGGGCGGATGTTGAGCACCGGGGTGTAGGGGCGGTACTCGGCGCCATGGCGCACGGACTCGTCGCGCGCGGCAATGACAGCGAGCTCGGGCCGGAAGATGCCCGAAGCGGGGTCGAACACGCCGATCTCGTCGGGGTCGAGGGCGAACTGGGGGTACTCGCGGGCCATCTCGGTGGCGTCGAGGATGCGGTGCTCGAGGTCGTGGTCGACGGCGGTGCCGATCACGGTCTCGACGTCGGGGTGGTCGGGGCGGCCGAGGGTGAGGCCGCCGCACATGTCCAGGACCTTCCGGCCGGAGGACTGCTCCAGCTCGTCCCACTTCTCGAGGGAGGCGCGCAGCAGCGGGATGTAGTCACCGCCCTCCTTGTAGGCGGTGCGGAAGATGCGGGACTCCCCCGCCGAGGCGCCACGGTCGTTGGGGACGTTCCACTGGTCATAGACGGTGACCTGATGGCCGCGCGCGGCGAGCTGCCAGGCGGTCATGGTGCCGATGATCCCGGCGCCGATGACGGCGACGCGGGATGTACTGCGCTCAGACATGTCGGGTGATCTCCATGAGTTGGTTGGTGGGATGCATGTGGAAGTAGGCCGTCTCGTACGGGACGTCGCCCGCGCCGATCACGGTGCGGTGCTGGCGGATGACAGGGACGGTGGGGTCGATCTCCAGGTGCGCGGCATCCCCGGGGTTCAGGAGCTGCGCGGACAGGTGGTTGGTCAGGGTCCTCACCGACAGCCCTATGCGGGTGAAGTGGTCCTGCGTGGAGAGCGTCTCGAGGTCCTGATCGAGGATCTCCGGGACGTGGACGAGGCTGATCACGGCCTGCTCCAGGGCGATGGGACGGCCGGTCGTGTGGACCTTGAGCCGGGTGAGGACGGCGACCGGATGCTGCGGGCCGAACACCGTGGCCGTCCACTCCAGGGCCGCGGCGCTCGTGGTGCGAGTCGCGAGGACGCGGTAGGAGGTGTGCTCGGCCGGTTGCTCCTGCTCCCCGGCGAGCGCGCTGCGCACGTCGGTGCGCAGGCCCCACACGGAGACGAAGGTGCCGGCGCCCGGCCTGCGAACCACGACCCCGTTGAGCTCAAGGGCCCGCATGGCCTGCTGCACGGGCGCCCGACTGACCCCGAACTGCGCCATGAGGGCCTGCTCGGTGGGCAGCTGATCGCCCTCCACGTAGTGGCCCTGACGGATCTCGTCCTGGATCCACTCACGGATCTGCTCGTGCTTCTTCGCTGCCATGGCGTGCATCACACCACCAAATGTCATGACGTTGAGCCATCGGACCGATCCTTTATCGAAAAGTGATAACGAAACCGGACAAGAAGCCGCGCCCCGGGATTCGATCTCCCCCGCCCCGCACACCCCGCCCGGCCCCGCCGTCTGGGACCATGTGCGCATGTCGACACCGCTGCCGCCGCCGCGTCACCTCCCCCACCGGGACGGGGCGGGCCCCGCGGGCCTGCGCTTCGGCCGCCAGGCCGCCCGGATCCGCGCGATCGTCAACGCGGACCTGCTGCCCGAGGAGCGGGCGGAGGCCGACGCGCTCGTGCTCACCGCCTGGCTCACCACCGCGCAGCGTGAGCGGTACGCGCCGACGCTGCGCGCGGGCCATCAGGTGGACGAGTTCGCCCAGCGCCTGGCCGACGAGCGCCGCGTGGTGCTCGAGGAGGGCACCGACCCCGTCGCCGACGAGGCGGACTCGGTCGCGGCGGCCGAGCGCGCGGCCCGGCAGGTGCCGCTGCGGATCGTGGAGGCGGTGCTGCTGCTGGTGGCGGCCGCTTGCTTCGCGCTGACGGTGGCGTCGACCTTCCGCACGTCCGACCGCTCGATCCCGCAGGACGCGGGACCGCTGCTGGCGACCCTGCTGGTCGCGGCGCTGCTCGCTGCCGCGGTGGGCATGCTCGCCACTAGCCGCCGCGACCGGATGCTGCTGGACTGGGCCGTGTCGCGCCCGGGCCAGCTGGGTCGCGGATTGCCCGTGCGCCGCCCCCTGCAGAGCGACTCGGCCGGTCCCGCGATCGTGCGCTCGCTCGGCCCGGCGCTGCTGCTGGGGCTCGGGATCATCTCGATCGTGGCGGGCTCGGCGATCCTGCTCATCTCGCTCATGGTGCGCATCGAGGTGATCGCCACAGACCTTGCCCCGGTGTTCCTGATCGGCGGGGTGGTATGCCTGGTCACCGCGGTGGTGCTCGTGCACCTGAACGGCCGACGGGTCGAGCGCGTGGTGCGCCGGGCGCGGGCGATCGAGTGGATCGGCCCGGAGTCGGGTCTCGAGGACTGAGCGCCGGGCACGCCCGGTCGGAGCAGCGGCTCAGCGCACCGCGTGCACGCCCGAGCGCAGCATGTGGTCCAGCGCGTACTGCTGGTGTCGCTCCCGCTGCTGCCGGCGCGCCTGTTCCCGCAGTGCGCGTTCGGCGCGCTCCCCCGGCAGCGTCGCGCCGTTCCCCCAGCGCCGCCACCACGGCCGGTGCGCCGCGTGGAGCTCCTCGGTGAGGGCGTCGAGGCGGTCTCGCAGGGCGCGGACCTGGGCGAGCAGCTCGGCGGCCGACGGGTCGGCGCCGGTCACCGCAGCCGACGCTGCGCCGGTCACTGCTGCGGTCGTCAGGGGCGCGAGCGGTGCGGTCTGCGGGGTCCCGATGTGCGCTGCGGTGACCATGGTGCTCTCCTCGATGCTGCGTGGTGATCCTGTGTGGTGATCCCGTGTGGTGATCCCGTGCCGTGATCCTGCGGCCGGACGGTGCGCCTGCTCCCGGGAGGCCGGGGCTCAGCGTCCTCGGCCCAGCGTAGATCCGCACCACTAGTTGCGCAATAGATGTTGCGCATCTACTGGTGCGTAATGTCGTGTCGGGCCTCCCCGTCGGTCGCCCGGCTCATAGGATCCGAGGATGAGCACCGCAGAGGAGACGGGCGACGACCGGGCGGACCCCGCCCGCGCGCCCCACGAGGGCGAGATGCACTACGCGACCCGCGACCAGCTGCGCGCGATGGCGCATCCCGTGCGCATGCAGATCGTGGACCGGGTGGGACGGCGCGGCACCGCCCGCGCGGCGGACATCGCCGAGGACCTCGACCTGCCCGCCAACTCCGTGAGCTACCACCTGCGCACCCTCGCCCGCGGCGGCGTGATCGTCGAGGCGCCCGAGGCCGCCCGGGACCGCCGCGACCGGGTGTGGAAGCTCGCCCGCACCAGCTTCATGCACGCCCCGGGTGCGGACGGCGAGGGGGACGGCGACCCCGAGGTCACGGTCGACGAGGAGTACGTCACCGCCTCCGGGGCGACCACGATGGCGGCGCTGGAGTGGATCCGCGCCGGCTGGGTGAGCGAGATCGCCCAGCGCACCGCGAACTTCCCCGAGGCCCGCGAGCAGCAGCCGCCCGCCATGCTGTTCTCCACCCCCATGCGCCTGTCCCGTGCTCAGGCGCGGGAGCTGTTCGAGGCGGTGGAGGAGAAGCTGCTGGAGTACAACCGGATCAACCGCGACGCGCAGGGCGCGGACCTGCCTGGCGATCCGGACTCCGACGGCGAGGCGCAGGACGTGCGGGTGCTGTTCTCCCTGCTCGGCGAGCGCCCGCATCCCGCGTCGCCCGTGCGGCGCCCAGGCGAGTCTTCGTAGACTCCCTGTCATGACTTCCACGACCACGGACACCTCTCCCACCCGCGCCTGGGGCATCGGCCTGGCCACCCTCGCCGCCGACGGCTCCACCCTCGACGTCTGGTACCCCGCCCCGCAGCTGGGCGAGGCCCCGGCCGACGCGCAGTCCCAGCCCCTGCACGCCCAGCTCGCGGCCGCCGCCCGCGCCGACGAGGTCCGCGCCACGACCCAGGAGGTCGTGGTGCGCGCGATCGAGCTCGCGACCGCGCCGGCCGACGCCGCCGACGCGTACCTGCGCCTGCACCTGCTCTCCCACCGCCTCGTCCAGCCCAACGTCCAGAACCTCGACGGCCTGTTCGCGCAGCTCACGAACGTGGTGTGGACCTCCGAGGGTCCCTGCGCCGTGGCCGGCTTCGAGGAGACCCGTCTGCGCCTGATCGCCGCGGGCCGCACCCCGACCGTGTTCAGCGTCGACAAGTTCCCGCGCATGGTCGACTACGTGCTGCCCACCGGGGTGCGCATCGGTGACGCGGACCGGGTGCGCCTGGGCGCGCACCTCGCCGAGGGCACCACCGTCATGCACGAGGGCTTCGTGAACTTCAACGCCGGCACCCTCGGCACCTCGATGATCGAGGGCCGCATCTCCCAGGGCGTCGTGGTCGGCGACGGCTCCGACGTGGGCGGCGGCGCCTCCACCATGGGCACCCTCTCCGGCGGCGGCACCGAGCGGGTCCGCATCGGCGAGCGCTCCCTCGTGGGCGCCGAGGCGGGCGTGGGCATCGCCCTGGGCGACGACTGCGTGGTCGAGGCGGGGCTGTACGTCACCGCCGGCACCAAGGTGGAGCTCGTCGGCGAGCAGGGCACGGAGCCTCACGTCGTGAAGGCGCGCGAGCTCTCGGGCGTGCCGAACCTGCTCTTCCGCCGCAACTCCCTCACCGGTGCGGTGCAGGCGGTGGCCCGCGCGGGCCAGACCGTCGCGCTGAACGCCGCGCTGCACGCGAACTGACCGGGCGGGGACCGCGGGAGATGGCAGGAGGCACCCGTGCGCGCCAGGGCGCCTCACGCGGCAGTTCCGCGCGCGCGGGCGCCTCGCACGGCGGCGCCTCGCAAGGCGGCGCCTCGCGCGGCGGGCGCAGTCTCGGCCGTCATCTCGCGGTCCCGCTGGCCATGGTCCTCGTGTTCGGCGGGATCGCGGGCGGCAGCTATGTCGCCCTGCAGCGCTACGGCTCCCCCGCCCATGAGGGCACGTGCGTGGCCGCCGGGCTCGGCACCACGCACCGCTACACCACCGACCGGGTCGCCAACGCCGCGCTGATCAGCGCCGTCGCCGTGGACCGGGAGCTGCCGCCGAGGGCGGCGTCGATCGCGCTTGCTACCGCGTACCAGGAGTCGCAGCTGCGCAACATCGACTACGGCGACCGGGACTCGCTGGGCTTGTTCCAGCAGCGGCCCTCGCAGGGCTGGGGCACCGCGGCCCAGATCATGGACCCGATCCACGCCACCAACGCGTTCTACGACGCGCTGGTCGCGATCGACGGGTACGAGAGCACGGACATCAACGACGTCGCCCAGCAGGTCCAGCGCAGCGGCCATCCCGAGGCGTACCGGGACCACGAGACCGAGACGGCTGTACGCCTCGGCCCTGACCGGGCAGTCGGGCGCGAACCTCGTGTGCACGCTCGAGGCGGTCGGCTCGACCGCCTCCCCCGAAGAGGTCCGGGCCGAGCTCGAGCGGCAGTTCCCGCGGGCGCTGGAGAGCGGACGGATCACCGCCTCGCTGGACTCCGCCGCCGGGGTCGCCCCGCAGGTGCCGAACGGCGCCGGGGCGACGGCGCTCGTGATCGATCCGGGCGGGGACCGCACCCTCGGCTGGGCACTCGCGAACTGGGCCGTGGCGCGCGCGGCCGAGGACGGCGTGGTGCAGGTCAGCTACCAGGGCCGGGTGTGGGACCGGGCGCTGCGCGGCGACGAGGCGGATCTGTGGGGCACGGTCGAGG
This genomic interval from Brachybacterium aquaticum contains the following:
- a CDS encoding sodium:solute symporter family protein, with amino-acid sequence MNVNIGTTVLIAIFAFIILAIGAGISFYIGKKQNTDEDWMVGGRKLPLYVIAFTQYATAVGGGVLVAHVGISYAWGLSVFWYELFVAIGMLAIAAFAGRLHKAKFSTIPEIIGRSFGNSKLLLLLAAIAVIVVPFGWLATQFVAFAGLFSEVTGIPQTPLILAMALISLVVVLPGGLASVAWSDFLFGVFMIVISVVIGAYAIHTAGGFGQIAANVPSDIISIPEGFGAAGAMTILLWAFSILPGTLTNQMYYQRIFAARTAKEARVGIYFSAAMIIFAGFYALAIGLAVRSMNPNLGVDGREGAAGWFLTLLPPWLLALYGAFLMATIVSTTGSALQSVVANMVFDLRRNFMSEQRQAKISMVSVSRWATVIVTLAAAALAIVFPRALDWLVATYAYSASILAVPLIAAMLRRKSAPAPAAVALSSMIAGLVGCAGAHLIGTPIPYAIFGILASILGYVVALIVVRQKEPVTVA
- a CDS encoding GntR family transcriptional regulator, whose translation is MAAKKHEQIREWIQDEIRQGHYVEGDQLPTEQALMAQFGVSRAPVQQAMRALELNGVVVRRPGAGTFVSVWGLRTDVRSALAGEQEQPAEHTSYRVLATRTTSAAALEWTATVFGPQHPVAVLTRLKVHTTGRPIALEQAVISLVHVPEILDQDLETLSTQDHFTRIGLSVRTLTNHLSAQLLNPGDAAHLEIDPTVPVIRQHRTVIGAGDVPYETAYFHMHPTNQLMEITRHV
- a CDS encoding winged helix-turn-helix domain-containing protein; translated protein: MSTAEETGDDRADPARAPHEGEMHYATRDQLRAMAHPVRMQIVDRVGRRGTARAADIAEDLDLPANSVSYHLRTLARGGVIVEAPEAARDRRDRVWKLARTSFMHAPGADGEGDGDPEVTVDEEYVTASGATTMAALEWIRAGWVSEIAQRTANFPEAREQQPPAMLFSTPMRLSRAQARELFEAVEEKLLEYNRINRDAQGADLPGDPDSDGEAQDVRVLFSLLGERPHPASPVRRPGESS
- a CDS encoding FAD/NAD(P)-binding protein; the encoded protein is MTHAADPVRTVVVIGAGPRGTAIVERLVAASRTAAWDGALTVHLVDPQVGLGGAVWRHDQPDVLLMNTTTCQTTMYPDESCHATLPVPRTETLADHLAGEGLGPSDYASRAAHGRYLAHVLESAMADADPARLRIVLHPAEAVDVTGPADGPQRVRLSDGRVLRADAVALALGHLATALSPRSQQLADAAERHGLVHLGPANPLEVDYASLLGREAVAVQGMGLNFYDAVGMLTTVAGGRFEPDPSAPSGLRYVRGGGEPLLVVGSRSGMVYRPKPDLPIEQLRPYPLEVLTSERVLELAVRSAGVDHEKEVMPLLLAELRRALRAAGHADMATDEALIRLLFPFGRRGGESQDAHRRTRDVLRGALEAATAPDPAWVLAFRVLIALRIQVNRLTDLGAYTTESVRRDIDGHLRNAFASWASGPPVLRARQVLALEEAGLVRFVGPRMHIDIDEEAGRYAVHGGEGLVAHCDGVLEAHLPGVDLTAYRSALLGAWRERGEVQKDHWASRGSRHRMLTGSIAVDGLYAPIGADGTVYERRLMVGVPVSTAQPGSAITAEPGTSPQLLRHAEAVAVRLARAGGALAGE
- the dapE gene encoding succinyl-diaminopimelate desuccinylase; translation: MTSHAAPALDPSADIVDLTAAIVDIESVSGNERALADAVEQTLRAHAPHLEVLRDGDTVIARTARGLDRRVLLAGHLDTVPVADNLPSSRRTHEGREELVGRGTCDMKGGVAVLLKLAVEADAAPMDLTWIFYDHEEVAAADNSLTRLAAERPELLEADFAILGEPTSAGVEGGCKGTMKLEVTARGIAAHSARDWVGDNAIHHLAPVLERLSAYEARRAVIDGLEYRECFNAVAISGGIAGNVIPDRASATLNYRFAPDTTEAQAEAHVREVLAGLDLEIEVTDSAPGALPGLDTPAAREFLAALGDEVTVAAKQGWTDVARFSALGTPAVNFGPGDPLLAHTDDEHVPLADLRTALEGLRRFLTA
- the solA gene encoding N-methyl-L-tryptophan oxidase is translated as MSERSTSRVAVIGAGIIGTMTAWQLAARGHQVTVYDQWNVPNDRGASAGESRIFRTAYKEGGDYIPLLRASLEKWDELEQSSGRKVLDMCGGLTLGRPDHPDVETVIGTAVDHDLEHRILDATEMAREYPQFALDPDEIGVFDPASGIFRPELAVIAARDESVRHGAEYRPYTPVLNIRPLAERIMVDTADDAVAYDKVVVATGPWAHRLAGVTRQQVHPARLVAGWFAAEDVPLHSPDRMPISIRRHDEAGFSCFPAVDGVAVKILPHHLPWLPLDEPEDLPRLIEPEFVRAIERAVERLLPGLDPSALRVSSWIEGVSPDGAPLMGPSSLDPRITLAVGMSGQGFKLAPMLGSIAADYVTDGASADTIDLFDVARLQGGAA
- the dapD gene encoding 2,3,4,5-tetrahydropyridine-2,6-dicarboxylate N-succinyltransferase, which produces MTSTTTDTSPTRAWGIGLATLAADGSTLDVWYPAPQLGEAPADAQSQPLHAQLAAAARADEVRATTQEVVVRAIELATAPADAADAYLRLHLLSHRLVQPNVQNLDGLFAQLTNVVWTSEGPCAVAGFEETRLRLIAAGRTPTVFSVDKFPRMVDYVLPTGVRIGDADRVRLGAHLAEGTTVMHEGFVNFNAGTLGTSMIEGRISQGVVVGDGSDVGGGASTMGTLSGGGTERVRIGERSLVGAEAGVGIALGDDCVVEAGLYVTAGTKVELVGEQGTEPHVVKARELSGVPNLLFRRNSLTGAVQAVARAGQTVALNAALHAN
- a CDS encoding LOG family protein, whose protein sequence is MTPEEREHHRKGPVTLRGALRPDRTTDQRLLEGAGTGAWVHSDPWRVLRIQSEFVEGFGALAELGPAISIFGSARLPETDPDYQCAREIAAGIARAGYAVITGGGPGIMEAGNRGAQEAGGVSVGLGIELPHEQGMNPYVDLGVDFRYFFARKTMFVKYSSGFVVMPGGFGTFDELFEALCLMQTHKIDLFPVILVGRDYWQGLLDWMRSAAVARGMVNASDLDLVRVVDSAEEALAALREAMRSEEAEEQAADGAALGVGAADEETALRP